In the Haloferula helveola genome, one interval contains:
- a CDS encoding DUF6288 domain-containing protein, whose product MIPRIHVLATAALAVFSPFATAAPRGAAEPVPDFTKGDPKGESHDWNLGATGARGWMYGKAGHTADSRQILITGVAPGSPAADTLRPGDVILGVGGKQFDDDARIAFAKAVTAAEAEGGKLELLRWREGKSESVTIPLAVLGPYSDTAPYDSEKSKLIFDKGCEVIASRGLKGVSIPNSINALALLAANDPKHQPLLQDYAKQVADYHAEGFASWFYGHALQFLAEYVVTTGDTSVMKGVERIAREIAEGQSAVGTWGHRFARPSGNCNGYGCMNLPGLGLMVAMVSAREAGVKDPVVDEAIAKGAAYLRWYVDKGAIPYGDHLPWPGHEDNGKCSAAAVLFDLLGDREAATYFAAMSAAAYAERERGHTGNFYNMLWAMPGVSRCGPVASGAYWKEQGWYYDLARSWDGSFGYQGSPVGEEEHNKYTRWDSTGAYLLTYALPLKSLLVTGKKPSVVPPFSAADTADVIVAGRDYFSSGKGRGGYQDRSTEELLNGLTSWSPAVRKRSAKALGKQGSEELVPTLLKMIDSDDHHARYGACEALGELGPKADAAGARLRELLKDSDPWMQSLACGAIPNLGPEQRKASVPDLLAMTARVNPADPRRMAHRAACAALFAPYPGAGGPRSLLAESIEGIDRDLLYPAIESALQNDDPVARGSVAKLYGKLSDEDLVRLLPSILKAVDLAPSNEMFGDGVRISGLDLLSRLHIREAIPLCVTLVEPDRWGAGKRLKPAMKFLARYGDAAKDQLPELKKMRAEFVASTRRREDTDEVRAIDAAIAEIESAGDAPTLISIRDFRGR is encoded by the coding sequence ATGATTCCGCGCATTCACGTCCTTGCCACGGCCGCTCTGGCCGTTTTCTCTCCTTTCGCCACCGCCGCGCCCCGGGGCGCCGCCGAACCGGTTCCGGACTTCACCAAGGGCGATCCGAAGGGCGAGTCGCACGACTGGAACCTCGGCGCGACCGGCGCCCGCGGCTGGATGTACGGGAAGGCCGGACACACGGCCGACTCGCGACAGATCCTGATCACGGGCGTCGCGCCCGGCTCGCCCGCGGCGGATACCCTTCGGCCCGGCGACGTGATCCTCGGCGTGGGCGGCAAGCAGTTCGACGACGACGCCCGCATCGCGTTCGCCAAGGCCGTCACCGCCGCGGAGGCGGAAGGCGGCAAGCTGGAGTTGCTCCGCTGGCGGGAAGGCAAAAGCGAATCGGTGACCATCCCGCTCGCCGTGCTCGGCCCCTACAGCGACACCGCTCCCTATGACTCCGAAAAGTCGAAGCTCATCTTCGACAAGGGCTGCGAGGTGATCGCCTCGCGCGGACTCAAGGGCGTCAGCATTCCAAACAGCATCAACGCCCTCGCGCTGCTGGCCGCCAACGACCCGAAGCATCAACCGTTGCTGCAGGACTACGCCAAGCAGGTCGCCGACTACCACGCCGAGGGCTTCGCTTCCTGGTTCTATGGCCACGCTTTGCAGTTCCTCGCCGAGTACGTCGTGACCACCGGCGACACGTCGGTGATGAAAGGCGTGGAGCGCATCGCCCGGGAGATCGCCGAAGGGCAGAGCGCGGTCGGCACCTGGGGCCACCGCTTCGCGCGGCCAAGCGGCAACTGCAACGGCTACGGCTGCATGAACCTGCCCGGACTCGGGCTGATGGTCGCGATGGTGTCGGCCCGTGAGGCCGGCGTGAAAGATCCGGTGGTCGACGAGGCGATCGCCAAAGGCGCGGCCTACCTCCGTTGGTATGTCGACAAGGGAGCGATCCCCTACGGTGACCACCTGCCGTGGCCGGGCCACGAGGACAACGGCAAGTGCTCCGCGGCGGCGGTGCTTTTCGATCTGCTCGGCGACCGCGAGGCGGCGACCTATTTCGCGGCGATGTCGGCGGCGGCATACGCCGAACGCGAGCGCGGCCACACCGGGAACTTCTACAACATGCTGTGGGCCATGCCGGGCGTCTCGCGTTGCGGACCGGTCGCCAGCGGCGCCTACTGGAAGGAGCAGGGCTGGTACTACGATCTTGCCCGTAGTTGGGACGGGAGCTTCGGCTACCAGGGGTCGCCGGTTGGCGAGGAGGAGCACAACAAATACACGCGCTGGGACTCGACCGGCGCCTACCTGTTGACCTACGCGCTGCCTCTCAAGAGCCTGCTGGTCACCGGCAAAAAGCCGTCGGTCGTACCGCCGTTCTCCGCAGCCGACACGGCCGACGTGATCGTCGCCGGACGCGACTACTTCAGCAGCGGCAAAGGCCGCGGAGGTTATCAGGACCGCAGCACCGAGGAGCTGCTGAACGGCCTGACCAGTTGGTCGCCTGCGGTGCGCAAGCGCTCGGCCAAGGCACTCGGCAAGCAGGGTAGCGAGGAACTCGTTCCGACGCTTCTCAAGATGATCGACAGCGACGACCACCACGCCCGCTACGGCGCGTGCGAAGCTCTTGGCGAACTCGGGCCGAAGGCGGATGCCGCCGGAGCTCGCCTGCGCGAGTTGCTTAAGGACTCCGATCCGTGGATGCAGAGCCTCGCCTGCGGCGCGATCCCCAACCTCGGTCCCGAACAACGGAAAGCCAGCGTGCCGGACCTGCTCGCGATGACCGCACGCGTCAACCCGGCCGACCCGCGACGCATGGCTCACCGCGCCGCCTGCGCCGCCCTCTTCGCCCCCTACCCCGGAGCCGGCGGCCCGCGCAGCCTGCTGGCGGAGTCGATCGAAGGCATCGATCGCGACCTGCTCTACCCGGCGATCGAGTCGGCTCTGCAGAATGACGACCCGGTCGCCCGCGGTTCGGTCGCCAAGCTCTACGGCAAGCTTTCCGACGAGGACCTCGTCCGTTTGCTGCCGTCGATCCTGAAGGCGGTCGACCTCGCGCCGAGCAATGAGATGTTCGGCGACGGTGTCCGCATCTCCGGACTCGACCTGCTCTCACGACTCCACATCCGCGAAGCGATCCCGCTCTGCGTGACGCTCGTCGAGCCGGACCGGTGGGGTGCCGGAAAGCGGTTGAAGCCGGCCATGAAGTTCCTCGCCCGCTACGGCGACGCCGCCAAGGACCAGCTGCCGGAGTTGAAGAAGATGCGCGCCGAGTTCGTCGCCAGCACCCGCCGTCGCGAGGACACCGACGAGGTTCGCGCCATCGATGCCGCCATTGCCGAGATCGAATCCGCCGGAGACGCACCGACCCTGATCTCGATCCGCGACTTCAGGGGCCGCTGA
- a CDS encoding SRPBCC family protein produces the protein MRSTASVEIDRDPATVFDFTLHRVADWSEIVVSDEVTSDGEIGVGTTFHTVTEERGKRMEFDGEVTCHEPFTRHCVSMTGKSFDMAVDYDFEDLGGRTKVTQTSVVKAKGFLKIVFFLMAPLIARSGCDAALKELTNLKRMLESSD, from the coding sequence ATGCGCAGCACCGCTTCCGTCGAGATCGACCGTGACCCTGCGACCGTGTTCGATTTCACCCTTCACCGCGTCGCCGACTGGAGCGAGATCGTGGTTTCGGATGAGGTCACCTCGGATGGGGAAATCGGAGTCGGCACCACCTTCCACACGGTGACGGAGGAGCGTGGCAAGCGCATGGAATTCGATGGCGAAGTCACCTGCCACGAACCGTTTACGAGGCATTGCGTGTCGATGACCGGCAAGTCGTTCGACATGGCGGTCGACTATGACTTCGAGGATCTCGGCGGCCGCACCAAGGTCACCCAGACCTCGGTCGTGAAGGCGAAGGGGTTTCTCAAGATCGTGTTCTTCCTGATGGCGCCCCTGATCGCCCGGTCCGGCTGCGACGCCGCGCTGAAGGAACTGACGAACCTCAAGCGCATGCTCGAGAGCTCAGACTGA
- the ahr gene encoding NADPH-dependent aldehyde reductase Ahr: MSDSIHAWAAPKAGGKLESFEYTPGPLGPEEVELRVESCGICHSDLSMIDNDWGQSVFPLVAGHEVVGIVESAGEHVKGVKVGDRVGLGWFAGSCMSCRHCLAGNHNLCTNAEQTIVGRHGGFADRVRCHWSWAIPIPGSLDALKAGPLFCGGITVFGPIAHFGVKPTDRVGVVGIGGLGHLALQFLDKWGCHVTAFTSSDSKAEEAKRLGADSVVNSRDSKAMEGIAGSFDFILVTANVPLDWDAYLAALAPDGRLHFVGAVLEPIPVPAFALIGQRKSISGSPLGGPATVLDMLDFCGRHDIAPQTEVYPMDQIHDALDHLRAGKARYRVVLER, from the coding sequence ATGTCCGATTCCATCCACGCCTGGGCCGCGCCGAAAGCGGGCGGCAAACTTGAGTCCTTCGAATACACGCCCGGTCCGCTCGGCCCTGAAGAAGTCGAGCTCCGCGTCGAGTCCTGCGGCATCTGCCACTCGGATCTGTCGATGATCGACAACGACTGGGGCCAGTCGGTCTTCCCGCTCGTCGCAGGACACGAAGTCGTCGGCATTGTCGAATCCGCAGGCGAGCACGTGAAGGGCGTGAAAGTCGGCGACCGCGTCGGGCTCGGCTGGTTCGCCGGCTCGTGCATGTCGTGCCGGCACTGCCTCGCGGGAAATCACAACCTTTGCACCAACGCCGAGCAGACGATCGTCGGGCGCCACGGCGGCTTCGCCGACCGGGTCCGCTGCCACTGGAGCTGGGCCATCCCAATTCCCGGATCCCTCGACGCGCTCAAGGCCGGGCCTCTTTTCTGCGGCGGGATCACCGTGTTCGGGCCGATCGCCCATTTCGGTGTGAAGCCGACCGACCGCGTTGGTGTGGTCGGTATCGGCGGACTCGGCCACCTTGCCCTGCAGTTCCTCGACAAGTGGGGCTGCCACGTCACCGCGTTCACATCGTCCGATTCAAAGGCGGAGGAAGCCAAGCGCCTCGGTGCCGATTCTGTGGTCAACTCGCGCGACTCGAAAGCGATGGAAGGCATCGCCGGCTCATTCGACTTCATCCTTGTGACCGCGAATGTTCCGCTCGATTGGGACGCCTATCTCGCCGCGCTGGCGCCCGACGGTCGACTGCACTTCGTCGGAGCGGTGCTGGAGCCGATCCCGGTTCCGGCCTTCGCCCTGATCGGCCAGCGCAAGTCGATCTCCGGTTCACCACTCGGCGGACCTGCGACCGTCCTCGACATGCTCGACTTCTGCGGCCGCCACGACATCGCTCCGCAAACCGAGGTTTACCCGATGGACCAGATCCACGACGCCCTCGACCACCTCCGCGCCGGCAAGGCGAGATACCGGGTCGTGCTGGAGCGGTGA
- a CDS encoding DUF4272 domain-containing protein, which produces MIDPELVKQESIKLIRSWGLPVIDHLPTLETEDELSPQSAEDVSRRCVIIRHVVGIGFGGNTKMLRDAVERFGLMTSASEHERDMLTRYDHTEEEKIDAQWLVECMQSLAWCLGLAPLEHFKDCDDDLGSKFPDPLSEPFDFIASASLRPFVEIYQQADIHYRLHWAARNARLSASEFPVRERFLRERRRALDWVIGVEADWDNVPSDT; this is translated from the coding sequence GTGATCGACCCTGAACTCGTAAAGCAAGAGAGCATCAAGCTGATCCGCTCATGGGGTCTTCCGGTCATCGATCATCTTCCTACGTTAGAGACCGAGGACGAGCTTTCTCCCCAGAGCGCTGAGGATGTGTCTCGGCGCTGCGTGATCATCCGCCATGTCGTGGGGATCGGCTTCGGCGGCAACACCAAGATGCTTCGTGATGCTGTCGAGCGGTTCGGCTTGATGACCTCCGCTTCCGAACACGAACGGGACATGCTGACACGGTACGATCACACTGAGGAGGAGAAGATTGATGCCCAGTGGCTCGTTGAGTGCATGCAGAGTTTAGCTTGGTGCCTCGGACTTGCTCCCCTCGAGCACTTCAAGGACTGCGACGATGACCTTGGGTCGAAGTTTCCTGATCCGCTCAGCGAGCCATTCGACTTCATCGCGTCAGCTTCGCTCCGGCCGTTTGTCGAGATTTACCAGCAGGCGGACATTCACTACAGGCTGCACTGGGCTGCTCGGAACGCCCGACTTTCCGCATCGGAGTTTCCAGTTCGAGAGCGCTTCCTGCGCGAGCGGCGACGAGCCCTCGATTGGGTCATAGGAGTGGAGGCCGATTGGGATAACGTGCCATCGGACACCTAG
- a CDS encoding endonuclease/exonuclease/phosphatase family protein translates to MKRAALMLMLLLLLLAGVPCMGAEPAEVAATDLRVMSYNVMWEENGVRAGNKTLPVWQERRKLVRDILRRHQPDVVGLQETSPEQQVGLAEDNPGYGILYDRKLNNTNPILYRADRFNVSSSGAFVLNDRPEKPDTNIGVRKASFARLVDRRTGQPFTVFNIHLDGRGDGSTRRISAVRLAERMAAERNPVILTGDFNCRRTSPTLQFFLGEKALPNDTGESSKSPRPLRDSLLTTDPDHKLIDFVMVDPDFKVRSAVQLRDVDRKASDHFPVLAVVSLGKAEEEDTRSEP, encoded by the coding sequence ATGAAGCGGGCTGCTCTGATGTTGATGCTGCTGCTCCTTTTGCTGGCGGGAGTTCCTTGCATGGGCGCCGAACCCGCGGAAGTAGCGGCGACCGATCTGCGGGTGATGAGCTACAACGTGATGTGGGAAGAGAACGGAGTCCGCGCGGGAAACAAGACGCTGCCGGTATGGCAGGAGCGTCGGAAACTGGTTCGGGACATCCTCCGGCGGCATCAGCCGGACGTCGTCGGTTTGCAGGAGACCAGCCCTGAACAACAGGTCGGATTGGCCGAAGACAACCCGGGCTATGGCATCCTTTACGACCGCAAGCTGAACAACACCAACCCGATCCTTTATCGTGCAGATCGGTTCAACGTTTCTTCGTCCGGCGCCTTTGTGCTCAACGACCGTCCGGAGAAACCCGACACCAACATCGGCGTCCGGAAGGCGTCGTTCGCACGGCTGGTCGACCGGAGGACCGGCCAGCCGTTCACGGTCTTCAACATCCACCTCGACGGTCGCGGCGACGGCAGCACCCGCAGGATCAGCGCGGTACGGCTGGCGGAACGGATGGCCGCCGAAAGGAACCCGGTGATCCTGACCGGCGACTTCAATTGCAGGCGAACGAGTCCGACCCTGCAGTTCTTCCTCGGAGAGAAAGCGCTGCCCAACGATACAGGCGAAAGCTCCAAGAGTCCTCGACCGCTCAGGGACTCACTGCTGACAACCGACCCCGACCACAAGCTCATCGACTTCGTGATGGTTGACCCGGATTTCAAGGTCCGATCCGCCGTGCAGCTGCGCGACGTGGACCGGAAGGCGTCGGATCACTTCCCGGTGCTCGCGGTGGTTTCACTCGGGAAGGCCGAGGAGGAGGACACCAGGTCCGAACCGTAG
- a CDS encoding VOC family protein: MEPISKLEPRISIIGLFVRDIHRSYRFYAEGLGFPTTRKPEDNWVGFKLNGLCFCIYPYENMAAENLKRAIDVDRAFDRSLLPSVGLAYNTREKHQVAEVLALAEKAGGTIEKEPEETFWGGYSGYFADPDGHLWEVAWAESWEFNPDGSLVV, encoded by the coding sequence ATGGAACCCATTTCAAAACTCGAACCTCGCATCAGCATCATCGGACTCTTCGTTCGCGACATCCACAGGTCCTACCGCTTCTACGCCGAGGGTCTCGGGTTTCCCACCACACGCAAGCCGGAGGACAACTGGGTTGGCTTCAAGCTGAACGGACTCTGCTTCTGCATTTACCCCTACGAGAACATGGCGGCCGAGAACCTGAAGCGGGCGATCGATGTCGACCGGGCCTTCGATCGATCCCTCTTGCCGAGTGTCGGCCTCGCCTACAACACCCGCGAAAAACATCAGGTCGCCGAGGTGCTGGCCCTGGCCGAGAAGGCCGGAGGCACGATCGAGAAGGAACCGGAAGAGACGTTCTGGGGTGGTTACAGCGGCTACTTCGCCGACCCCGACGGACACCTTTGGGAAGTCGCGTGGGCCGAGAGTTGGGAATTCAATCCCGACGGCAGCCTGGTGGTGTGA
- a CDS encoding sigma-70 family RNA polymerase sigma factor, whose product MSDPQHPTDTELLAAYGQRGEEAAFEQLARRHVDMIFGVSLRRANNRQLAEEATQNVLLSLSKKARKLSMQERNLTGWLHRSTRFEVSKLQRREARIRKREEAYASANMNTTTHDEDAFDRLLPVLDQAIDHLRAADREVIVRRYLEGQSFNHIGTALGISEDAAQKRTSRAFDRLNQFFRRKAGVTVTGTALVMGISRHCAEAAPAACLNLAGKAASTGLASAITTATLTTMSISKVTAVAAGVVILGGAVAFIATRDEPPTETASSPATETGTSLPSPAGDTAAAMPVVAEPPVASGTGTTAGGSPDYSPNEELARLEAMSPHPGKDEFTRRLSVKHEELLKDLTGDLELTAPQVASVKQVLDTRLKEFRATLDTGPQPGDSEQDSFRKEGDMVTKAGGIIQGEGLREDLSDILSEEQLAAFDERQAKAWQTQVESHAYTEFSKLAPVLALSEEQKDRAFELLQASSEQILMADGAERAYIAMEKGQAATQMDLTDPTEMEFLIEVFEGPNPLNPGSPEFNKRIIEVVGGRINERVELLAPVLDERQTQRYHDYLVQQSVLADFGVSINLTPEEP is encoded by the coding sequence ATGAGCGATCCCCAACATCCCACCGACACCGAACTCCTGGCCGCCTACGGCCAGAGGGGTGAGGAGGCGGCGTTCGAGCAACTCGCGCGCCGGCATGTGGACATGATTTTCGGGGTGAGCCTGCGACGGGCCAACAACCGCCAGCTGGCGGAGGAGGCCACCCAGAACGTCCTGCTCAGCCTTTCCAAGAAGGCGAGGAAACTGTCGATGCAGGAAAGGAACCTGACCGGCTGGCTCCACCGCAGCACACGGTTCGAGGTCTCGAAGCTGCAGCGCCGTGAGGCGCGAATCCGCAAAAGGGAGGAAGCCTACGCCAGTGCCAACATGAATACGACGACTCATGACGAGGATGCTTTCGACAGGCTGCTCCCCGTCCTCGATCAAGCCATCGACCACCTCCGCGCGGCCGACCGCGAGGTGATCGTTCGTCGTTATCTCGAAGGCCAGAGTTTCAACCACATCGGCACCGCCCTCGGCATCAGCGAGGACGCCGCGCAGAAGCGGACAAGCCGCGCCTTCGACCGGCTCAACCAGTTCTTCAGACGCAAGGCGGGCGTGACCGTGACCGGCACGGCGTTGGTCATGGGCATCAGCCGCCATTGTGCCGAGGCCGCTCCCGCCGCCTGCCTGAACCTCGCGGGCAAGGCGGCCTCCACCGGGCTGGCCTCCGCCATCACCACCGCAACCCTCACCACCATGAGCATCAGCAAAGTCACCGCCGTCGCGGCGGGTGTCGTCATCCTCGGAGGCGCCGTCGCTTTCATCGCCACCCGCGACGAGCCCCCGACGGAAACGGCTTCCTCGCCGGCGACGGAAACCGGCACATCCCTCCCCTCTCCTGCCGGAGACACGGCGGCCGCCATGCCCGTCGTGGCCGAACCGCCGGTTGCCTCAGGCACCGGAACGACCGCCGGAGGCTCGCCGGACTATTCACCCAACGAAGAACTCGCGCGGCTTGAGGCGATGAGCCCGCATCCGGGCAAGGACGAGTTCACGCGGCGGCTGTCGGTGAAGCACGAGGAACTCCTGAAGGACCTGACCGGCGATCTCGAACTGACTGCCCCACAGGTCGCCTCGGTGAAGCAGGTGCTGGACACCCGACTCAAGGAATTCCGCGCCACGCTCGATACCGGCCCCCAGCCCGGAGATTCGGAGCAGGACTCGTTTCGGAAGGAAGGAGACATGGTCACCAAGGCAGGCGGGATCATTCAGGGCGAGGGATTGCGTGAGGACCTGTCGGACATCCTTTCGGAAGAACAGCTCGCCGCCTTTGACGAGCGGCAGGCGAAGGCCTGGCAAACACAGGTCGAGTCCCATGCCTACACCGAGTTCTCGAAGCTGGCACCGGTGCTCGCCCTGAGCGAGGAACAGAAGGACCGGGCCTTCGAACTACTACAGGCATCGTCGGAACAAATCCTCATGGCGGACGGTGCCGAGCGCGCCTACATCGCCATGGAGAAAGGACAGGCCGCCACCCAGATGGACCTGACGGACCCGACGGAGATGGAATTCCTCATCGAGGTCTTCGAAGGTCCCAACCCGCTCAATCCGGGCTCGCCCGAGTTCAACAAACGGATCATCGAAGTCGTCGGCGGGCGGATCAACGAGCGCGTGGAACTGCTGGCGCCGGTCCTCGACGAGCGGCAGACGCAGCGCTACCACGACTACCTCGTACAACAAAGCGTATTGGCCGACTTCGGCGTAAGTATAAATCTCACTCCTGAAGAACCATGA
- a CDS encoding DKNYY domain-containing protein, translated as MTSRKIITSALALLLLLPVASCQQKQPAGNGAAAKPLPGDVDLGHGYVKRDGAIHFIGGGTTGTGANATRIDMPSPELLKKVVDSQYGPFTTAEGLDVESFEALSEEYTRDEKRVYFKVVSTGEFLVILLEDADPGSFDVLGRNLARDKDHVWYLETIQQGADPASVELIDGDQVFKDKDSVHYAYDIIAGADPATFRHLSSGYYADKNRAYWGPTPIADADPVTFKVLGGSFIATDKTNAYRSGELMKGFDVASLELILHNPYGYQILSDKNGIHMNMMKFPRSKPGTVKVIDDGMVKSDDLVFLADTYHSVPVTVFKEDGKLMAETYSYDPASRELQCLITAEVTPKGLENVRTGPLPGKTEVPAVPDWRIPVFERPDLVERMIEAGKHLK; from the coding sequence ATGACTTCCCGCAAGATCATCACAAGCGCCCTCGCCCTGCTCCTCCTGCTCCCCGTGGCTTCGTGCCAGCAGAAACAACCCGCAGGCAATGGCGCGGCAGCCAAACCCCTTCCGGGCGATGTCGATCTCGGCCACGGCTACGTGAAGCGGGACGGCGCCATCCATTTCATCGGCGGTGGCACGACCGGCACCGGCGCCAACGCGACCCGCATCGACATGCCGTCTCCGGAGCTTCTCAAGAAAGTCGTCGACTCCCAGTACGGTCCGTTCACGACCGCCGAGGGTCTGGATGTCGAGAGTTTCGAAGCGCTGTCGGAAGAATACACCCGCGACGAGAAGCGCGTTTACTTCAAGGTTGTCAGCACGGGCGAGTTCCTCGTCATCTTACTTGAGGATGCGGACCCCGGCAGTTTCGATGTGCTTGGGAGAAACCTCGCCCGCGACAAGGATCACGTTTGGTATCTCGAAACGATCCAGCAGGGAGCCGACCCCGCCAGCGTCGAGTTGATCGACGGTGATCAGGTCTTCAAAGACAAGGACTCCGTCCACTACGCCTACGACATCATCGCCGGTGCGGATCCCGCTACCTTCCGTCACCTCAGCTCAGGCTACTACGCTGACAAAAACCGGGCCTACTGGGGTCCCACGCCGATCGCGGACGCCGACCCGGTCACTTTCAAGGTGCTCGGGGGCTCGTTCATCGCGACCGACAAGACCAACGCCTACCGAAGTGGCGAGCTGATGAAGGGCTTCGATGTGGCATCGCTCGAACTCATCCTCCATAATCCCTACGGCTACCAGATCCTTTCGGACAAGAACGGTATCCACATGAACATGATGAAGTTCCCCCGCTCCAAGCCGGGCACGGTCAAGGTGATCGACGACGGTATGGTGAAGTCAGACGACCTCGTCTTCCTGGCGGACACCTATCACTCCGTCCCGGTGACGGTTTTCAAGGAGGACGGCAAGCTGATGGCGGAAACGTATAGCTATGATCCCGCGAGTCGCGAGCTGCAGTGCCTCATCACTGCGGAAGTCACTCCGAAGGGACTGGAGAATGTCCGGACCGGACCGCTGCCGGGAAAAACCGAGGTGCCGGCCGTTCCCGATTGGCGGATCCCGGTATTCGAGCGGCCGGACCTCGTCGAGCGAATGATCGAGGCGGGCAAACACCTGAAGTGA
- a CDS encoding GDSL-type esterase/lipase family protein, producing MKLVLAAALLFSLPARAQDNTPVDVTKFDRPLVVACVGDSITEGVGAKRGQSWPSQMQEMLGDKWKVKNFGLSATTLMNSGNKPYQNCGKYKGAIESKPDVVVIMLGTNDTKPNNWKHFEADFEKDYRDLVGDFAKLESKPRIFICYPPYIAKDGNFGINEPNTEAQIPVVAKIAKDLDLGVVDVHAALDGKDDLIPDKVHPNTEGAELIAKAVFKSLTGKEAPVPADK from the coding sequence ATGAAACTCGTCCTCGCCGCAGCCCTGCTTTTCTCGCTGCCGGCCCGGGCGCAGGACAACACGCCGGTGGACGTGACGAAGTTCGACCGGCCGCTCGTGGTCGCATGCGTCGGTGACAGCATCACCGAAGGCGTCGGCGCGAAGCGCGGCCAGTCGTGGCCCTCGCAGATGCAGGAGATGCTGGGCGACAAGTGGAAGGTGAAGAATTTCGGACTGAGCGCCACGACGCTGATGAACAGCGGCAACAAGCCTTACCAGAACTGCGGGAAGTACAAGGGAGCCATCGAGTCGAAGCCGGACGTGGTGGTCATCATGCTCGGCACCAACGACACCAAGCCGAACAACTGGAAGCACTTCGAGGCCGACTTCGAGAAGGACTACCGCGACCTCGTCGGCGACTTCGCCAAGCTCGAAAGCAAGCCGCGTATCTTCATCTGCTACCCGCCCTACATCGCGAAGGACGGCAACTTCGGCATCAACGAGCCGAACACCGAAGCCCAGATCCCGGTGGTCGCGAAGATCGCCAAGGATCTCGACCTCGGCGTGGTCGATGTTCACGCCGCCTTGGATGGAAAGGACGACCTGATCCCCGACAAGGTGCACCCGAATACCGAGGGAGCGGAACTCATCGCCAAGGCGGTTTTCAAGAGCCTGACCGGTAAGGAAGCACCAGTCCCGGCCGATAAGTAA